A stretch of Shinella zoogloeoides DNA encodes these proteins:
- a CDS encoding helicase HerA-like C-terminal domain-containing protein, giving the protein MLQDGKLYIGTSRKPDDTNNKPEYLELKFGNRHGLVTGATGTGKTVTLQILAEGFSNAGVPVFCADVKGDLSGIGAMGEPKDFLQKRADQIGLTPYDFQEFPVIFWDLYGEKGHRVRTTISEMGPLLLSRLMNATDAQEGVINIAFKIADQGGLPLLDLKDLQALLNYMGENASALSNQYGFISKASVGSIQRELLILEQQGAEQFFGEPALKISDIMRTTNDGRGAISVLAADKLMMNPRLYGTFLLWMLSELFEVLPEVGDPEKPKLVFFFDEAHLLFNDAPKVLIERVEQVVRLIRSKGVGVYFVTQNPLDVPETVLAQLGNRVQHALRAYTPREQKAVKTAADTFRPNPDFNCAEVITQLGTGEALVSTLEGKGAPSMVERTLVRPPASRLGPVTDAERQAIMKVSPVAGLYDEDFDRESAYEILMARAKKAADSAAAQEQAQAEEASQPSSGGSRWTLPGFGDEEPAAPSAPKQAKPRAGYQRETVAEAAMKSVARTVASSLGRALVRGILGSLRR; this is encoded by the coding sequence ATTCTTCAGGACGGAAAACTCTATATCGGCACCAGCCGCAAGCCCGACGACACCAACAACAAGCCCGAATATCTGGAGCTGAAGTTCGGCAACCGTCACGGCCTCGTGACCGGCGCGACCGGCACCGGCAAGACGGTGACGCTGCAGATCCTCGCGGAAGGCTTTTCCAATGCGGGCGTGCCCGTTTTCTGCGCCGACGTGAAGGGCGACCTTTCGGGCATCGGCGCCATGGGCGAGCCGAAGGATTTTCTCCAGAAGCGCGCCGACCAGATCGGCTTGACGCCCTACGACTTCCAGGAATTCCCGGTCATCTTCTGGGATCTCTACGGCGAGAAGGGCCACCGCGTCCGCACCACCATCTCCGAAATGGGGCCGCTGCTGCTCTCGCGCCTGATGAACGCGACGGACGCGCAGGAAGGCGTCATCAACATCGCCTTCAAGATCGCCGACCAGGGCGGCCTGCCACTGCTCGACCTCAAGGACCTGCAGGCGCTGCTGAACTATATGGGCGAGAACGCCTCGGCGCTCTCCAACCAGTACGGCTTCATCTCCAAGGCCTCCGTCGGCTCGATCCAGCGCGAATTGCTGATCCTCGAACAGCAGGGCGCCGAGCAGTTCTTCGGCGAGCCGGCGCTGAAGATTTCCGACATCATGCGCACCACCAATGACGGACGCGGCGCGATCTCGGTGCTGGCCGCCGACAAGCTGATGATGAACCCGCGCCTCTACGGCACCTTCCTCCTGTGGATGCTCTCGGAACTCTTCGAAGTGCTGCCGGAAGTGGGCGACCCGGAAAAGCCCAAGCTCGTCTTCTTCTTCGACGAGGCGCACCTGCTCTTCAACGACGCGCCCAAGGTGCTGATCGAGCGTGTCGAACAGGTCGTGCGCCTCATCCGCTCCAAGGGCGTCGGCGTCTATTTCGTCACGCAGAACCCGCTCGACGTGCCGGAAACCGTGCTCGCCCAGCTCGGCAACCGCGTGCAGCACGCGCTGCGCGCCTATACGCCGCGCGAGCAGAAGGCCGTGAAGACCGCCGCCGACACCTTCCGCCCCAACCCGGACTTCAACTGCGCCGAGGTGATCACCCAGCTCGGCACCGGCGAGGCGCTGGTCTCGACGCTCGAAGGCAAGGGCGCCCCCTCCATGGTGGAACGCACCCTCGTGCGCCCGCCGGCCTCGCGCCTCGGCCCTGTCACCGATGCCGAGCGGCAGGCCATCATGAAGGTCAGCCCCGTCGCCGGCCTCTACGACGAGGACTTCGACCGCGAGTCGGCCTACGAGATCCTGATGGCCCGCGCCAAGAAGGCCGCCGATTCCGCCGCCGCGCAGGAACAGGCGCAGGCCGAGGAGGCCAGCCAGCCCTCCTCCGGCGGCAGCCGCTGGACCCTGCCCGGCTTCGGCGACGAAGAGCCGGCCGCACCCTCCGCACCCAAGCAGGCCAAGCCCCGCGCAGGCTATCAGCGCGAGACGGTGGCGGAAGCAGCGATGAAGTCGGTGGCCCGGACGGTGGCGTCATCGCTCGGGCGGGCGCTGGTGCGCGGGATTCTCGGGAGTTTGCGGCGGTAA
- a CDS encoding MFS transporter, with protein MQSSSSTVLSPDWPAIAAVVLGATAFSVAQGLTYPLVSLTLESRGFSPSMIGVNAIAYAGGMGASTLLIGSLTSRWRADRLIIASLVVCSMCLATFAASASFTVWLVARFLLGFFASVIFMLGEAWLNAACPDRLRGRVSGLYGAGICAGFAAGPLAIPLLGSEGGLGFALTAVYLAIVAFATGMLMFSTKTVPEPSSKGDLLRFFKAAPLLVGMVFAFGFADIAAISAMPVYFVKMGYSQSFAAVSVTVLALPTAIAQPFIGMLLDKLPRERVALTAVSVAAASYFVLPVVKSEIAILTVFAIMGAAAFSLYTCALTMLGERHSGSMLVAGSAAFALAYSVGSGAGSGLTGAIMDAGGPQAGPISVGLGLTAFTAALFFARRR; from the coding sequence ATGCAGTCCTCGTCTTCAACCGTCCTCTCGCCGGACTGGCCGGCCATTGCCGCCGTCGTTCTCGGCGCGACCGCCTTTTCGGTGGCGCAGGGGCTGACCTATCCGCTCGTCTCGCTGACGCTGGAATCGCGCGGCTTCTCGCCCTCGATGATCGGCGTCAACGCCATCGCCTATGCGGGCGGCATGGGGGCTTCCACGCTCTTGATCGGCAGCCTCACCTCGCGCTGGCGGGCGGACCGGCTGATCATCGCGAGCCTCGTCGTCTGCTCGATGTGCCTTGCCACCTTCGCCGCCTCCGCATCCTTCACGGTCTGGCTCGTCGCCCGCTTCCTGCTCGGCTTCTTCGCCAGCGTCATCTTCATGCTGGGTGAAGCCTGGCTCAACGCCGCCTGCCCGGACCGGCTGCGCGGGCGGGTTTCCGGCCTTTACGGCGCAGGCATCTGCGCGGGGTTCGCGGCCGGGCCGCTCGCCATTCCGCTGCTCGGCAGCGAAGGTGGCCTCGGCTTCGCGCTGACGGCCGTCTATCTCGCCATCGTGGCGTTCGCCACCGGCATGCTGATGTTCTCGACGAAGACGGTGCCGGAGCCGTCGTCCAAAGGCGATCTCCTGCGCTTCTTCAAGGCCGCGCCGCTTCTCGTCGGCATGGTCTTCGCCTTTGGTTTTGCAGATATCGCGGCGATCTCGGCCATGCCGGTCTATTTCGTGAAGATGGGCTACAGCCAGTCCTTCGCCGCCGTCAGCGTGACCGTGCTTGCCTTGCCGACGGCCATCGCCCAGCCCTTCATCGGCATGCTGCTCGACAAATTGCCGCGCGAACGCGTGGCGCTTACCGCGGTCAGCGTCGCGGCCGCGAGCTACTTCGTCCTGCCGGTGGTGAAATCCGAGATCGCGATCCTCACGGTCTTCGCCATCATGGGCGCGGCCGCCTTCTCGCTCTATACCTGCGCGCTCACCATGCTCGGCGAACGGCACAGCGGCTCCATGCTGGTGGCCGGCAGCGCGGCCTTCGCGCTCGCCTACTCGGTCGGCAGCGGCGCGGGATCGGGCCTGACGGGCGCGATCATGGATGCGGGCGGGCCGCAGGCCGGGCCGATCTCGGTCGGCCTCGGCCTCACCGCCTTCACCGCCGCGCTGTTTTTCGCGCGGCGGCGGTAA